One genomic window of Ziziphus jujuba cultivar Dongzao chromosome 4, ASM3175591v1 includes the following:
- the LOC107416297 gene encoding LOW QUALITY PROTEIN: senescence-associated protein AAF, chloroplastic (The sequence of the model RefSeq protein was modified relative to this genomic sequence to represent the inferred CDS: inserted 1 base in 1 codon), which produces MALTASKVTSNPVANKMTTLPKSHGISFAKSIQQNKLHFTSQGGEPRQLSYGCLSSGKKTFLNDVLWHTCRKPISLTAFRGSSVLCMSTGTQNTETEECHYDDCAETTSAQNGDGEDEYPVLPERXIGSTKGLAEACRFVYNDAKYVNERARNDMVLLSRGIMRLDARARQDVAILGTEFLKLDARARKDTERIDRKVKKKAEGLHHIATILRDKAESRLKRAADKHWSNGALEADLRRADFRAKQRAMEDALMALEFVKNIHDMMVSKMYKFPLRRENGSLSQSDLMVRIKIEKNGRTVDYFPGEVSTDRITAIQEAYWSMASALSEADGIDYTNPEELELLIATLIDLDAMDGKSSVSLLAECSSSPDVNTRKALANALAAAPSMWTLGNAGMGALQRLAEDRNPAIAAAASKTIYELKKQWEIEEGDSWRFMMNPDTIEEGSQEESNNDTDTK; this is translated from the exons ATGGCACTCACTGCAAGCAAGGTTACAAGCAATCCTGTAGCGAATAAGATGACAACTCTTCCTAAATCACATGGAATTTCTTTTGCCAAGTcaatacaacaaaataaattacatttcaCAAGTCAAGGAGGAGAACCAAGGCAACTAAGCTATGGATGTCTATCAAGTGGAAAAAAAACCTTTCTCAATGATGTTTTGTGGCACACCTGCCGAAAACCTATTAGTTTAACTGCCTTCCGGGGCTCTTCAGTTTTATGTATGTCAACAGGAACTCAAAATACTGAAACAGAAGAATGTCATTATGATGATTGTGCTGAAACAACTAG TGCACAAAATGGAGACGGGGAAGATGAGTACCCAGTCTTGCCAGAGA TTATTGGCTCCACTAAGGGCTTAGCAGAAGCTTGTAGATTTGTTTACAATGATGCAAAGTATGTAAATGAAAGGGCTCGCAATGACATGGTCCTGCTTTCTCG TGGCATAATGAGGTTGGATGCCCGGGCCCGGCAAGATGTAGCCATACTTGGGACGGAGTTTCTTAAACTTGATG CTCGGGCAAGAAAAGATACTGAAAGAATTGATCGCAAGGTGAAGAAGAAAGCTGAGGGCCTGCATCATATTGCTACT ATCTTGAGAGACAAAGCTGAGTCTAGATTGAAAAGAGCTGCTGATAAGCATTGGAGTAATGGAGCCTTAGAG GCTGATTTACGCCGTGCTGATTTCCGTGCCAAACAACGTGCAATGGAAGATGCTCTAATGGCTTTAGAG TTTGTGAAAAATATCCATGATATGATGGTCAGCAAAATGTACAAATT TCCTCTGCGTAGGGAAAACGGTTCTCTTTCTCAAAGTGACCTCATGGTCCGtataaagattgaaaaaaatggTAGAACTGTTGATTACTTTCCTGGGGAAGTTTCTACAGATCGCATCACTGCTATTCAG GAAGCTTACTGGAGTATGGCATCTGCACTTTCTGAAGCTGATGGAATTGACTATACCAATCCCGAAGAG CTTGAGCTGTTGATTGCGACTCTTATAGATCTCGATGCGATGGATGGTAAAAGTAGTGTCTCGTTATTGGCAGAGTGTTCAAGTTCTCCTGATGTCAATACTAG AAAAGCATTAGCTAATGCGTTGGCTGCTGCACCATCCATGTGGACTCTAGGTAATGCAGGCATGGGAGCATTACAG AGACTTGCAGAAGATAGAAACCCTGCAATTGCTGCTGCAGCATCCAAGACAATCTATGAACTGAAGAAACAATGGGAGATAGAGGAAGGAGACAGCTGGAGGTTTATGATGAACCCAGACACCATTGAAGAAGGAAGTCAAGAAGAATCCAACAATGATACAGATACAAAATGA